ATAACTCAAACTTctcaattttgttgttttcttccgACATCATTTGAaaatcaagaattttttttttcacacgcttttttttttagatttaacTCCCATAGTCAACAAAATCCCTTGGTCACGCATTCTGGCTAATCTCCGATTTTCAAAACAGCtcgtttattatttattttgccTGAATATGCCCCCCGCCTTGTATCCCTTATGTCTTGCTTTTTTTATATCTGCTTGTTTGCCATATCATGAAGATATTCCGCGTTAAAAATGGTTTATTAAATTTAAGAGCTTGGAAGCTTTAATTTGCGCCGTTTTGAGGCAAGAGGGCTGGGGTTAATACCCATAATTATGCATGCCTTGTAAGGGAACAAGAAATGCATTGCAATGGTTGCAAAAGTATGCCTTACAGATTTCACCACCACAGAATACGCCATAGTTGATGGCAAGTACGCCCTAAGAAGCCTTTAGGTTTGTTTGCTACTTTTACTTTAGTATTTGCCTGTCtgcgaaaagaaaaaacagggcgtatatataattaataacgtacgtttttcaaaaacgtttAATTGTCACAGGAAACGTTTGATGATAAAGACAGTACAACCCTCTATTATACTCGAGCTACCCGTATGCCAGAAAGGTCTCTTTTCTTAATATTGGAGATTCTTTGCAGTAGTGTACTGTAGCTCGGGTTTTGAAAAGGGAGGGGTCACACCCTAGGCTGCACCCAAAGCACTTACCAGATCACGTGGCCAGAAGGGCTGGCAAATAGGGTATATAGCATTGGAAGGAAAACATTTATCCCCTGTTTTTTCTTCGGATGCGTGCGTTTCACGTCCTTATATACAAGCTTGATGTACGGGTTCTATGACGGTGACAACGTGTATTATCTAACGAAAGTGGGGTCGCAGATACCCCTCCTTTGATTCCATGGGAAACCAACTTATGGCATAAAGTGAACTGTAACTGCAAAACAAAGCAGGCTGCCTAAGAATGTTTACTTGCATTCCGCTGATTACCGTaactttcattaattaataaaaatacgCTTTCCTTATAGATGGATATTGGGGCGGTAATTCAAAGTCAGGACAAAGAACTTGAAGAACTCGGCCTTATTAGAAAAGGGATATTTTAAGTCTCCGTGGCTTTtgtgaaaggaaaatgagggAAAGATCTGATAAAGAAACCAAGCGACAACTGGTGACCGAATTGCTTAAcaaaaagaagtcaaaacagagaaaaacaatCACTAACCGTGTCACAGAATCCAAACAACCTCAAAAAATGGTGAAGACAAGGAAAGTACAAATTGGGTGGCTTCATTTCAGTGATGATCACCAAAGGTACATTTCGGTAAGGCTCCAGAAAGGTGGTGGGACAAGGGAGGTAGATGTACCCCTGAATGCAGACATCCAACAAATTATACAAATTGCCGAAGAAATATTCTTTTCCGATGGCAGATGTATATTTGGAGCCCTTGAAGACATGGAAGTTGCCTTAGCGAATTTCAAGTGTGAAACGTTACGCATATCCACTCCTGAAGGAGATCCGTTCACCCTACAGCATTATATTCACCAGTGTAAGACGACGAGGGTGCGCTTGTacctgaaatcaaagaaaaaaacttttcctGAGAGGCAAGCATCACATTCTGGAGTATTGGATCAAGTAGTTAAAGATGATGAGAGCGACCTTCTGGTCCCAGTATTTCCTGAAAATGAAAGGGAGCTTAAGGCAGATCAGCTACTGGGCACGTCCATTGAAAGAGAAGAGATACGAAAAGCACAGGATCAGGAATTTGCTCAGTCTTTGGCCTTGGATaaacgaaaggaagaaaaaaagaggctAGAGGTGTGTAGTGAAATAGAGAAAGCCAGCCGTCGGCTGCACCTTAAGCAAGCACGCTTACGTCGGGTTGAACCAGAGCCGGATGAATACGAAAGCAAGGTAGATGTATCAGTGAGGCATCCCGTTCTTGGACTTATTTCAAGACGATTTCACGTCTTCAGCACAATGGCAGCAGTGTATGACTGGGTGCGATCGCTCTGCTTGACCCCAGAGCAATTTAGGCTATGTGGTTTTGACGGAAAATGCCTGTTGCCGTCAAGCTCGGTGCAAGTGGCAGAGAGAACAATGCTATATATGAGTGAATGTGACAATGCACCCAATTTACTTGTGGAAGGTGACGACGACGTTAATTTCCAGGGATTTGGTGATACCTATGACGAATTAAGTTTGGATGACACTCTTCCATTTGACTCATCAATGCCACAGTCATCCCAGCATTTGTCAATTTCCCCAGTATCTGTCTCCCCGCCCAATCAGTTGATGGATGAAGATGACCCAGGGTAAGTTTGTGATCTTGTTAATAATCATATATTACACCTTTCTTCTCCTGTCGTTGGTCGAGGACACCAGCACTTGCATTTTAGCGACACCATTGGTATACCTATGTCATGAAGAATAGTTAGAATATTTGAAGTGATTGGCGCCTCGTCATTGTTATCATCATTACATTGTTGTCATTTTTCAGCACATCTGAAGGAACGATTCTTTCTCAGCAAATTGATCCAACTGGCACGCATTCATCCGTGGTATAGTTGACAAGTTTGCCCTCAGTACAGTTCCTTGTCCCGTTAATTCATACTGTTtcgtttttgttcttgttgctGCAATCCAACCTCCCTGATTTTACATTTAGGGCGATCAAACACGCGCAACAGAGGTTATCAGTGTAATTACTAATGAGGCATCGACAAGTTCTGATGGTCCATCAAGGAAGTTCAAGCGAAAAAGAACTCGAAATGTGAGTCAACTGTTACCTTCTCAGTTTAGAGAGAACACTCAGAAGGGGTAGGTCAACCAAACTTCCGCCTTCTTAACTTCGCAGGGATAGAACCCATTTTAAGGCACGAAATTTCTTGGGCCGAGCCTTTAAAGTAGAACCGAAGAGTTAAAGTGCAACCCTTATACATCCCTAAGTCCTTTCAACTTCTCTGCTagtatttttctttgtcattatttttctttatttaggaTGCAGGGCGCCAGTTTCGAATGATGGTCAATAATCAATACGATGAAGCCGTTTTAAGCAAAGCGGTTTGTCAAATTGGTCAGCTTTGAGTTTGGTAGACTAAAATTATTTGTAACCTCCTTT
This portion of the Montipora foliosa isolate CH-2021 unplaced genomic scaffold, ASM3666993v2 scaffold_457, whole genome shotgun sequence genome encodes:
- the LOC137989380 gene encoding uncharacterized protein, giving the protein MRERSDKETKRQLVTELLNKKKSKQRKTITNRVTESKQPQKMVKTRKVQIGWLHFSDDHQRYISVRLQKGGGTREVDVPLNADIQQIIQIAEEIFFSDGRCIFGALEDMEVALANFKCETLRISTPEGDPFTLQHYIHQCKTTRVRLYLKSKKKTFPERQASHSGVLDQVVKDDESDLLVPVFPENERELKADQLLGTSIEREEIRKAQDQEFAQSLALDKRKEEKKRLEVCSEIEKASRRLHLKQARLRRVEPEPDEYESKVDVSVRHPVLGLISRRFHVFSTMAAVYDWVRSLCLTPEQFRLCGFDGKCLLPSSSVQVAERTMLYMSECDNAPNLLVEGDDDVNFQGFGDTYDELSLDDTLPFDSSMPQSSQHLSISPVSVSPPNQLMDEDDPGTSEGTILSQQIDPTGTHSSVV